A window from Bosea sp. ANAM02 encodes these proteins:
- the tuf gene encoding elongation factor Tu codes for MAKEKFARNKPHCNIGTIGHVDHGKTSLTAAITKVLAESGGASFTAYDQIDKAPEEKARGITISTAHVEYETPARHYAHVDCPGHADYVKNMITGAAQMDGAILVVSAADGPMPQTREHILLARQVGVPALVVFMNKVDLVDDAELLELVEMEIRELLSKYDFPGDDIPITKGSAKAALDNVTPEIGHDAVIALMKTVDDYIPQPERPIDQPFLMPVEDVFSISGRGTVVTGRVERGIVKVGEEIEIVGLKDTVKTTVTGVEMFRKLLDQGQAGDNIGALLRGTKREDVERGQVLCKPGSVKPHTKFKAEAYILTKEEGGRHTPFFTNYRPQFYFRTTDVTGVVSLPEGTEMVMPGDNISMEVTLIAPIAMEEKLRFAIREGGRTVGAGVVASIIA; via the coding sequence ATGGCCAAAGAGAAATTCGCTCGCAACAAGCCGCACTGCAACATTGGGACGATTGGTCACGTCGACCATGGCAAGACGTCGTTGACGGCTGCGATCACGAAGGTGCTGGCCGAGTCCGGCGGCGCGTCGTTCACGGCGTATGACCAGATCGACAAGGCGCCGGAAGAGAAGGCGCGCGGCATCACGATCTCGACCGCCCATGTCGAGTACGAGACCCCGGCCCGTCACTACGCGCATGTCGACTGCCCCGGCCACGCCGACTACGTGAAGAACATGATCACGGGCGCGGCGCAGATGGACGGCGCGATCCTGGTTGTGTCGGCGGCCGACGGCCCGATGCCGCAGACCCGCGAGCACATCCTGCTGGCGCGCCAGGTCGGCGTTCCCGCGCTGGTGGTGTTCATGAACAAGGTCGACCTTGTCGACGACGCCGAGCTGCTCGAGCTCGTCGAGATGGAGATCCGCGAGCTTCTCTCGAAGTACGACTTCCCCGGCGACGACATCCCGATCACCAAGGGCTCGGCGAAGGCCGCTCTCGACAACGTCACGCCGGAGATCGGCCATGACGCGGTGATCGCGCTGATGAAGACGGTGGACGACTACATCCCGCAGCCGGAGCGCCCGATCGACCAGCCGTTCCTGATGCCGGTCGAGGACGTGTTCTCGATCTCGGGCCGCGGCACGGTTGTGACCGGCCGCGTCGAGCGCGGCATCGTGAAGGTCGGCGAGGAAATCGAGATCGTCGGGCTGAAGGACACGGTGAAGACGACGGTGACGGGCGTCGAGATGTTCCGCAAGCTGCTGGACCAGGGCCAGGCCGGCGACAACATCGGCGCGCTGCTGCGCGGCACGAAGCGCGAGGACGTCGAGCGCGGCCAGGTGCTGTGCAAGCCGGGCTCGGTGAAGCCGCACACGAAGTTCAAGGCCGAGGCCTACATCCTGACGAAGGAAGAGGGTGGCCGTCACACGCCGTTCTTCACCAACTACCGCCCGCAGTTCTACTTCCGCACGACGGACGTGACCGGCGTGGTCTCGCTGCCGGAAGGCACGGAGATGGTGATGCCGGGCGACAACATCTCGATGGAGGTGACGCTGATCGCCCCGATCGCGATGGAAGAGAAGCTGCGCTTCGCCATCCGCGAAGGCGGCCGCACGGTTGGAGCAGGTGTTGTTGCTTCGATCATCGCCTGA
- a CDS encoding class I SAM-dependent methyltransferase: protein MTQNIYDDETFFAGYSQLPRSVHGLDGAPEWPVLRAMLLVLSGKHVLDLGCGFGWFSRFAAGEGAAGVLGVDVSEKMLERARRETADSHVAYERADLETYAPPAGAFDLAYSSLAFHYVADLAGLFERVHAALKPGGGLVCSVEHPIMTAPARQEWLADADGRAAWPVNGYHDEGRRVSNWLAEGVVKRHRTIGSYLDLLLGAGFRLDRLVEWAPSPEQVAHEPGWAKERERPFFLLVAASRA, encoded by the coding sequence ATGACCCAGAACATCTACGACGACGAGACCTTCTTCGCGGGCTACAGCCAGTTGCCGCGTTCGGTCCATGGACTGGACGGAGCGCCGGAATGGCCGGTGCTGCGCGCGATGCTGCTTGTGTTGAGCGGCAAGCATGTGCTCGATCTCGGCTGTGGCTTCGGCTGGTTCAGCCGCTTCGCGGCGGGCGAGGGGGCTGCCGGCGTGCTCGGCGTCGACGTGTCCGAGAAGATGCTGGAGCGGGCCCGGCGCGAGACGGCCGATTCCCACGTCGCTTATGAGCGCGCCGATCTCGAAACCTATGCGCCGCCGGCCGGCGCCTTCGACCTCGCCTATAGCTCGCTCGCCTTCCATTATGTCGCGGATCTCGCCGGGTTGTTCGAGCGGGTGCATGCGGCGCTGAAGCCGGGCGGCGGCCTCGTCTGCTCGGTCGAGCATCCGATCATGACGGCGCCGGCGCGGCAGGAATGGCTCGCCGATGCCGATGGCCGCGCGGCCTGGCCGGTCAACGGCTATCACGACGAGGGCAGGCGGGTGAGCAACTGGCTGGCAGAGGGCGTGGTCAAGCGCCATCGCACGATCGGCAGCTATCTCGACCTGTTGCTGGGAGCCGGCTTCCGGCTGGACCGGCTGGTCGAATGGGCACCGAGCCCGGAGCAGGTCGCGCATGAGCCGGGCTGGGCGAAGGAGCGCGAGCGGCCCTTCTTCCTGCTGGTCGCGGCGAGCCGGGCCTGA
- a CDS encoding type II toxin-antitoxin system RelE/ParE family toxin produces the protein MFEVRQTTAFSCWLSGLRDVRAQLRIAARIRRLEEGNAGDVKSVGQGVSEMRIDYGPGYRLYFVRQGRTLVILLCGGDKRTQPADIAKARQMAKEL, from the coding sequence GTGTTCGAAGTCCGGCAAACGACGGCTTTTTCCTGCTGGCTCAGCGGCCTTCGCGACGTCCGCGCTCAGCTTCGGATCGCTGCGCGCATTCGGCGACTTGAGGAAGGTAACGCTGGCGACGTGAAGTCCGTTGGCCAAGGCGTCAGCGAAATGCGGATCGACTACGGGCCCGGTTATCGACTGTATTTCGTCCGGCAAGGCAGGACGCTGGTGATCCTGTTGTGCGGGGGCGACAAGCGGACTCAACCGGCGGATATCGCCAAAGCAAGGCAGATGGCGAAGGAGCTGTGA
- the rplL gene encoding 50S ribosomal protein L7/L12, translating into MADLAKLVDELSSLTVLEAADLAKMLEEKWGVSAAAAVAVAAGPAAGGAAAAAAEEQTEFTVVLAAAGDKKIEVIKEVRAITGLGLKEAKDLVEGAPKPLKEGVAKDEAEKLKKQLEAVGAKVELK; encoded by the coding sequence ATGGCCGATCTCGCCAAGCTCGTCGACGAACTGTCGTCGCTCACCGTTCTCGAGGCCGCTGACCTCGCCAAGATGCTCGAAGAGAAGTGGGGCGTTTCCGCCGCCGCCGCCGTCGCCGTCGCTGCTGGCCCGGCCGCCGGTGGCGCTGCCGCCGCCGCTGCTGAAGAGCAGACCGAGTTCACCGTCGTTCTTGCCGCCGCCGGCGACAAGAAGATCGAGGTGATCAAGGAAGTCCGCGCCATCACCGGCCTGGGCCTGAAGGAAGCCAAGGACCTCGTCGAAGGCGCTCCGAAGCCGCTCAAGGAAGGCGTTGCCAAGGACGAGGCCGAGAAGCTCAAGAAGCAGCTCGAGGCCGTCGGCGCCAAGGTCGAGCTCAAGTGA
- the nusG gene encoding transcription termination/antitermination protein NusG produces the protein MSTRWYIVHAYSNFENKVAQSIRDQAAQRNLADKFDEVLVPTEKVVEVRRGRKVDTERKFFPGYVLVKCEMTDEVYHLIKNTPKVTGFLGADKAKPMPIPEHEAMRIKGQVAEGIERPKPTIVFEVGEQVKVADGPFASFNGVVEDVDHARARLKVAVSIFGRATPVELEYSQVEKL, from the coding sequence GTGAGCACCCGCTGGTATATCGTCCACGCCTATTCGAACTTCGAGAACAAGGTCGCACAGTCGATCCGCGACCAGGCCGCGCAGCGCAACCTCGCCGATAAGTTCGACGAGGTGCTGGTGCCGACCGAGAAGGTCGTCGAGGTCCGTCGCGGCCGCAAGGTCGACACCGAGCGCAAGTTCTTCCCGGGCTATGTCCTGGTGAAGTGCGAGATGACCGACGAGGTCTATCACCTCATCAAGAACACGCCGAAGGTCACCGGCTTCCTCGGTGCCGACAAGGCCAAGCCCATGCCGATCCCCGAGCATGAGGCGATGCGGATCAAGGGCCAGGTCGCCGAGGGCATCGAGCGGCCGAAGCCGACGATCGTTTTCGAGGTCGGCGAGCAGGTGAAGGTCGCCGATGGCCCCTTCGCCTCGTTCAACGGCGTCGTCGAGGATGTCGACCACGCTCGCGCCCGCCTCAAGGTCGCGGTCTCGATCTTCGGCCGGGCCACGCCGGTGGAACTCGAATACAGCCAGGTCGAGAAGCTCTGA
- a CDS encoding addiction module antidote protein, whose product MPLETTKFDIQDYLKTFEQQAAYIEAALEENDPAFLAKALGDVARARGMTQVARDAGVTREALYRALSETGDPRLSTFLGVLNSLGFKLRIAA is encoded by the coding sequence ATGCCTCTCGAAACCACCAAGTTCGACATCCAGGACTATCTCAAGACGTTCGAACAGCAGGCCGCCTATATCGAGGCGGCGCTTGAGGAGAATGACCCGGCTTTCCTGGCGAAGGCGCTCGGGGATGTCGCCCGGGCGCGGGGCATGACGCAGGTCGCTAGGGATGCAGGCGTGACCCGCGAAGCGCTGTACCGGGCTCTCAGCGAGACGGGCGATCCACGTCTGTCCACCTTCCTGGGGGTGCTCAACTCCCTGGGATTTAAGCTGAGGATCGCCGCCTGA
- a CDS encoding dihydrodipicolinate synthase family protein, which yields MPFKPPFPGIHSIVFALFDEQERLDRAAMRKQAQISLELDVQGMAALGLATEVSKLSFSERCTVMEWMAEDVAGRKPLAFTIFGSSVAEQAALVKVAEQNGADWVILQPPMVGSFGAAEYISFFGRIAETTALPVAIQNAPAYMGRGLSAEDIRELTQRYPNISLIKGEGTVVEIERLIAVTEGHLPILNGRGGLELIDNFRAGCAGMILAPDTIDYALRAYNRYKAGDEAGADAAYREVLPAITFIMQSIETLLCYGKRIFGARAGIAIHDRGPALRPTEFGLKLVERYARELGPYSK from the coding sequence ATGCCGTTCAAGCCGCCATTCCCGGGTATCCATTCGATCGTCTTCGCCCTGTTCGACGAGCAAGAGCGGCTCGACCGGGCGGCGATGCGCAAGCAGGCGCAGATCAGTCTCGAACTCGACGTTCAGGGCATGGCGGCGCTCGGGCTTGCCACCGAAGTCTCGAAGCTGAGCTTCAGCGAGCGCTGCACCGTCATGGAATGGATGGCGGAGGACGTAGCGGGCAGGAAGCCGCTCGCCTTCACGATCTTCGGCTCCTCGGTGGCCGAGCAGGCGGCGCTGGTGAAGGTCGCCGAGCAGAACGGCGCCGACTGGGTGATTCTCCAGCCGCCGATGGTCGGCAGCTTCGGGGCGGCCGAATACATCAGTTTCTTCGGGCGCATCGCCGAGACGACCGCGCTGCCGGTCGCGATCCAGAATGCGCCGGCCTATATGGGGCGCGGCCTTTCGGCGGAGGATATCCGCGAGCTGACGCAGCGCTATCCGAATATCAGCCTGATCAAGGGCGAGGGCACGGTCGTCGAGATCGAGCGGCTGATCGCCGTCACCGAGGGCCATCTGCCGATTCTCAACGGCCGCGGTGGGCTCGAACTCATCGACAATTTCCGCGCCGGCTGCGCCGGGATGATCCTGGCGCCGGACACCATCGACTACGCACTGCGGGCCTATAACCGCTACAAGGCTGGCGACGAGGCCGGGGCGGACGCGGCCTATCGCGAGGTGCTGCCGGCGATCACCTTCATCATGCAGTCGATCGAGACGCTGCTTTGCTACGGCAAGCGCATCTTCGGGGCGCGGGCCGGCATCGCGATCCATGATCGCGGCCCGGCGCTCAGGCCGACCGAATTCGGGCTCAAGCTGGTCGAGCGCTACGCACGCGAGCTGGGCCCCTACAGCAAATGA
- the pncB gene encoding nicotinate phosphoribosyltransferase: MIFTDIATRTYNHGWRLDPIIRSLLDTDFYKLLMLQMIRAFHPDVQVTFSLINRSRHIRLADIVDEGELRAQLDHARSLRFTKNELIWLAGNSFYGKTQMFSPEFMAWLADFQLPDYDLRKVDGQYELHFEGPWTHSTMWEVPALAIVNELRARRVMLGQKRFSLDVLYARAKAKMWDKVERLQKLPNLKLSDFGTRRRHGHLWQRWCVEALKEGLGSAFTGTSNVLLAMDADLEAIGTNAHELPMVLAALADSDEDLLRAPYRVLDEWRQVYGGNLLIALPDAFGTQSFLRHAPDWVADWTGFRPDSAPPIPAGETIMAWWREHGRDPRDKMLVFSDGLDVDAIERVYHHFDGKVRMAFGWGTDLTNDLVGCSPDGSRALDPISLVCKVTRANGRPAVKLSDNPEKVSGDPEAVKRYRRVFGV; this comes from the coding sequence ATGATCTTCACCGATATCGCGACGCGGACCTATAACCACGGTTGGCGGCTCGACCCGATCATCCGCAGCCTGCTCGACACGGATTTCTACAAGCTGCTGATGCTGCAGATGATCCGGGCCTTCCATCCGGACGTGCAGGTCACCTTCTCGCTCATCAACCGCTCCCGGCATATCCGCCTCGCCGATATCGTCGACGAGGGCGAGCTCAGGGCGCAGCTCGACCATGCCCGCTCATTGCGCTTCACCAAGAACGAACTGATCTGGCTCGCCGGCAACAGCTTCTACGGCAAGACCCAGATGTTCTCGCCGGAGTTCATGGCCTGGCTCGCCGATTTCCAGTTGCCCGATTACGACCTGCGCAAGGTCGACGGCCAGTACGAACTGCATTTCGAGGGACCCTGGACCCATAGCACGATGTGGGAGGTGCCGGCGCTGGCGATCGTCAACGAGCTGCGTGCACGGCGGGTCATGCTCGGCCAGAAGCGCTTCTCGCTCGACGTGCTCTATGCCCGCGCCAAGGCCAAGATGTGGGACAAGGTCGAGCGGCTGCAGAAGCTGCCGAACCTCAAGCTCTCGGATTTCGGCACGCGCCGGCGCCACGGCCATCTCTGGCAGCGCTGGTGCGTCGAGGCGCTGAAGGAGGGTCTGGGCTCGGCCTTCACCGGCACGTCGAACGTGCTCCTGGCGATGGATGCCGATCTGGAGGCGATCGGCACCAATGCCCATGAACTGCCGATGGTGCTGGCGGCGCTCGCCGATTCGGACGAGGATCTGCTGCGCGCGCCCTATCGCGTGCTCGACGAATGGCGCCAGGTCTACGGCGGCAACCTGTTGATCGCGCTGCCCGACGCCTTCGGGACGCAGAGCTTCCTGCGCCATGCGCCGGACTGGGTCGCCGACTGGACCGGTTTCCGCCCCGACAGCGCGCCGCCGATTCCGGCCGGCGAGACGATCATGGCGTGGTGGCGCGAGCACGGGCGCGATCCGCGCGACAAGATGCTGGTCTTCTCCGATGGGCTCGATGTCGACGCGATCGAGCGCGTCTATCATCATTTCGACGGCAAGGTCCGCATGGCCTTCGGCTGGGGCACCGACCTGACCAACGATCTCGTCGGCTGCTCGCCCGACGGCTCGCGCGCGCTCGATCCGATCTCGCTGGTCTGCAAGGTCACCAGGGCGAATGGCCGCCCGGCGGTGAAGCTCTCCGACAATCCCGAAAAGGTCTCGGGCGATCCGGAAGCGGTGAAGCGCTATCGGCGGGTGTTCGGGGTCTGA
- the rplK gene encoding 50S ribosomal protein L11 has translation MAKKITGYVKLQVPAGAANPSPPIGPALGQRGLNIMEFCKAFNAKTQQMEKGMPIPVIITAYADRSFTFEMKQPPVSYWLKKAAGLTSGSKTPGKGANVGKVTAAQISEIAEKKMADLNCDTVESASAMIRGSARSMGLEVVG, from the coding sequence ATGGCGAAGAAGATCACGGGCTACGTGAAGCTTCAGGTTCCGGCGGGCGCGGCCAATCCGTCGCCGCCGATCGGTCCGGCGCTGGGTCAGCGCGGCCTCAACATCATGGAATTCTGCAAGGCCTTCAACGCGAAGACCCAGCAGATGGAAAAGGGCATGCCGATCCCGGTGATCATCACCGCGTATGCCGATCGTTCCTTCACCTTCGAGATGAAGCAGCCGCCGGTCTCGTACTGGCTGAAGAAGGCCGCCGGCCTGACCTCGGGCTCGAAGACCCCGGGCAAGGGCGCCAATGTCGGCAAGGTCACCGCTGCGCAGATCTCCGAGATCGCCGAGAAGAAGATGGCCGATCTCAACTGCGACACCGTCGAATCGGCTTCGGCCATGATCCGTGGCTCGGCCCGCTCGATGGGCCTGGAAGTCGTGGGCTGA
- the rplA gene encoding 50S ribosomal protein L1 — MAHVGKRVVKGREGIDRTKLYSLDQAVTFIKERANAKFDETVEIAMNLGVDPRHADQMVRGVCNLPNGSGRTLRVAVFARGAKADEAKAAGADIVGAEELVETVQKGEINFDRCIATPDMMGLVGRLGKVLGPRGLMPNPRVGTVTMDVTAAVAASKGGSVEFRVEKAGIVHAAVGKASFSAEKLSENIKAFVDSVAKAKPAGAKGTYIQRVALSSTMGPGVKIEPNTVIGG; from the coding sequence ATGGCACATGTCGGAAAGCGCGTCGTCAAGGGCCGTGAAGGCATTGACCGCACCAAGCTGTACTCGCTCGACCAGGCTGTCACGTTCATCAAGGAGCGCGCCAACGCCAAGTTCGACGAGACTGTCGAGATCGCGATGAATCTCGGCGTCGATCCCCGTCACGCCGACCAGATGGTCCGCGGCGTCTGCAACCTGCCCAACGGCTCGGGCCGCACGCTGCGCGTCGCCGTCTTCGCCCGCGGCGCCAAGGCCGACGAGGCCAAGGCTGCGGGTGCCGACATCGTCGGCGCCGAGGAGCTGGTCGAGACCGTCCAGAAGGGCGAGATCAATTTCGATCGCTGCATCGCGACCCCGGACATGATGGGTCTCGTCGGCCGTCTCGGTAAGGTGCTCGGCCCGCGCGGCCTGATGCCGAACCCGCGCGTCGGAACCGTCACCATGGACGTGACCGCTGCCGTCGCCGCCTCGAAGGGCGGTTCGGTCGAATTCCGCGTCGAGAAGGCCGGTATCGTCCACGCCGCCGTCGGCAAGGCCTCGTTCTCGGCCGAGAAGCTCTCGGAGAACATCAAGGCGTTCGTCGATTCGGTCGCCAAGGCGAAGCCCGCCGGTGCCAAGGGCACGTACATTCAGCGCGTCGCCCTGTCGTCGACCATGGGCCCGGGCGTCAAGATCGAGCCGAACACCGTCATCGGCGGCTGA
- the secE gene encoding preprotein translocase subunit SecE: MAKSNPFQFLQEVRSEASKVTWPSRRETLITTGLVLAMVVLSSLFFLFTDTVIRWVLGLVLGAR; encoded by the coding sequence ATGGCGAAATCCAATCCCTTCCAGTTCCTGCAGGAGGTGCGCTCCGAGGCGTCCAAGGTCACCTGGCCTTCGCGCCGCGAGACGCTGATCACCACGGGCCTCGTGCTCGCCATGGTGGTCCTCTCCAGCCTGTTCTTCCTCTTCACCGACACCGTCATCCGCTGGGTGCTCGGCCTCGTCCTCGGCGCCCGTTGA
- the rplJ gene encoding 50S ribosomal protein L10 → MDKAAKKDAVASLNGVFANTSVVVVAHYAGLTVAQFQKLRREMKANGATVKVAKNRLAKIALEGTDVASISKLLTGPTLIAYSNDPVAAPKVATAFAKENDKLVILGGAMGTTALNPDGVKALATMPSLDELRAKLIGLVQAPATKLAQLTNAPAGKLARVVQAYADKNAA, encoded by the coding sequence GTGGATAAAGCGGCAAAGAAAGATGCCGTCGCGTCGCTGAACGGCGTGTTTGCGAACACGTCGGTCGTCGTCGTGGCCCACTATGCGGGTTTGACCGTGGCCCAGTTCCAGAAGCTTCGTCGCGAGATGAAGGCGAATGGCGCCACTGTTAAGGTCGCAAAGAACCGCTTGGCCAAGATCGCTCTTGAAGGCACCGACGTCGCGTCCATCAGCAAGCTGCTGACGGGTCCCACCCTGATCGCTTATTCAAACGATCCGGTCGCGGCGCCGAAGGTCGCCACCGCTTTCGCCAAGGAGAACGACAAGCTCGTCATCCTGGGCGGCGCGATGGGCACGACCGCCCTGAACCCCGATGGTGTCAAGGCCCTGGCCACGATGCCCTCGCTCGACGAACTGCGCGCCAAGCTCATCGGCCTTGTCCAGGCCCCGGCTACGAAGCTTGCGCAGCTCACGAACGCGCCCGCCGGCAAGCTGGCTCGCGTGGTTCAGGCCTACGCCGACAAGAATGCGGCTTGA